The genomic DNA ATGCTGGTGAGGATTATGAAAGCACTGGAAAGTGTCCCTGAAGGCAATGGCACGATGATGGACCACACGCTGATCGTCTACACAAGTAACAATGCCGATAAGCAGCACACCAGCGGAGCCAACTGGCCGGTCATGTTGTTGGGCAATTTTGACGGTACATTCAAAACGGGTTGCTTTACACAACTGGACGGCAAACGCCCCATCAACTCGCTGTATGCAACAATTCTGCAGGCGGCGGGCGTTTCGTGTGATTACTTCAATATGGATGAAAAGCTGGCCAGGAAGTTCGATACCGGCGTAGGACCTATCAAGGAACTGCTGGTATGATCAAGGTCGGATTCATTTTTGGGATCACGTTACTGTGTAGCTTACTTTCTGTGACAAGAGGTGAGACTTACACGCCAGGACAAAAAGTTTCTAAAGACTTTGACAGTTTTGCTCATTCATTTCTTGTTAATCACTGCGTGGACTGTCATGGAGAGACAGAACCCGAAGGCAATCTCTCGCTTCATGACCTGGGGCCAGTGGATGAAGTCAATGCCGCCATTTGGAGAAGTGTGTGGGCACAGGTTACCTTAAAGGAGATGCCTCCTAAGGACATGGACCAACCGAAAGTGATCGACCGGCTCCAGTTCTCGGACTGGATTGTCGGTGAACTCACTCGCGTGATGAGTGACAAAGGTGGGTTTCACGATCATCTTGATCCAAATAAAGGCAACTACGTCGACCATGACCTGCTCTTTGGCCCACTCCCTGAAGGCATTAAACTCGCACCAACATCATCTCCGGCACGCATCTGGCGATTGACTCCCCAGGAGCACATTACGCGTCTTAATGAATTGATTAATAAGGAGCCGGAGTACGATCCAGCAATGCCTGGTCTGCGCACTCACGGGGATGTCGTTCCCACAAACCATGGTGGCGAACTCAAGCTTTACTTTGGTACGGATCGCATCATTAAATGGCAAGGTGGAACCGTGGCCTATGCGACTGCGGTCAAAAGTCTGCCTGCCGTTCTCTCATCGGCTCGTGCACACGGATTAGAAAACTATCCCGACTTCTACACCGTTAATAGTGCGGAAGCGACGCAAATTCTGGATGTTGCTGACGACATCATTCGCTACATGGCTTATGGTCCTTTGAGTATCGCTCAGCCGTATCAAATCACAGATGATCCCAATTCCATTGCGGACAAGATGAAAGGCGATATTCGCGGTTTGCCGACAAGTCTTGTTTACAGCACGAAGATCGTACGTCCGTTGACGCCGGTCTATGACCTCATGCAGGCAGAGGGAGTAAACGATGACCTTTTGCGGGCTGCGATTGATGAGCTTTTTGAAGCGTTGACCTTCCGTCCTCCAACTAATCAGGAATCCGAAGATTACCTGGTAATTGTTAAGCAGTCCATAGAAAAACTCGGCAAGGAAGAGGGCGCGACCCTCGGTTTATCGTCCATCTTTCTCGATCGCGATGCGCTCTTTCGACCGGAACTCGTCGAGACCGGTAAACCAGATGCCTATGGACGTATTATGCTTCAGGACTGGGAACTGGGACTGGCAGTCAATCACGCACTGCGATACATCAAGCCAGACGAACAGTTGCGGGAAGCAATCGCCGAGGGGCGTATGCGGACCAGAGATGATGTGAAACGTGAAGTCGTACGGATGCTCGCTGACGATAGCATTCGCAAGCCACGTGTTCTGCGCTTC from Rubinisphaera italica includes the following:
- a CDS encoding DUF1588 domain-containing protein codes for the protein MIKVGFIFGITLLCSLLSVTRGETYTPGQKVSKDFDSFAHSFLVNHCVDCHGETEPEGNLSLHDLGPVDEVNAAIWRSVWAQVTLKEMPPKDMDQPKVIDRLQFSDWIVGELTRVMSDKGGFHDHLDPNKGNYVDHDLLFGPLPEGIKLAPTSSPARIWRLTPQEHITRLNELINKEPEYDPAMPGLRTHGDVVPTNHGGELKLYFGTDRIIKWQGGTVAYATAVKSLPAVLSSARAHGLENYPDFYTVNSAEATQILDVADDIIRYMAYGPLSIAQPYQITDDPNSIADKMKGDIRGLPTSLVYSTKIVRPLTPVYDLMQAEGVNDDLLRAAIDELFEALTFRPPTNQESEDYLVIVKQSIEKLGKEEGATLGLSSIFLDRDALFRPELVETGKPDAYGRIMLQDWELGLAVNHALRYIKPDEQLREAIAEGRMRTRDDVKREVVRMLADDSIRKPRVLRFFRDYFDYDLGGYICKDSKALSETGVSNRGQSHYNAMFDATASTDRLIELILQEDKDVLKQLLTTDKVVATKADNVYFGRRRSKAETAAAVAAAKKAAEELALIEAAKLEAWLKANPGKEPPKPKKKKQETVNHNITEADLSGPDIYARVSRRSFGNGSMKPERILATAPEGQRLGILTHPSWLVSHSDAMDNHAILRGRWIRERLLGGGIPDVPITVDAMLPNEPHNTLRERMRVTTETYCWTCHQKMDPLGLPFEMFNHAGLYRETELEKPVDTTGEIIDSGDPTIDGSVANAIEMIQRLAESKRAEQVFIRHAFRFWMGRNETLNDGPILQEAHRAYKDSGGSMNALLISLLTSDAFLYRTKS